A single window of Bos javanicus breed banteng chromosome 19, ARS-OSU_banteng_1.0, whole genome shotgun sequence DNA harbors:
- the AANAT gene encoding serotonin N-acetyltransferase isoform X1 codes for MSTPSIHCLKPSPLHLPSGIPGSPGRQRRHTLPANEFRCLTPEDAAGVFEIEREAFISVSGNCPLNLDEVQHFLTLCPELSLGWFVEGRPVVFIIGSLWDEERLTQESLTLHRPGGRTAHLHALVVHRSFWQQGKGSVLLWRYLQHAGGQPAVRRAVLMCEDALVPFYQRFGFHPAGPCAVVVGSLTFTEMHCSLRGHAALRRNSDR; via the exons ATGTCCACGCCGAGCATCCACTGCCTGAAACCCTCGCCTCTGCACCTGCCGTCTGGGATCCCAGGGTCCCCAGGCCGCCAGCGGCGCCACACACTCCCCGCCAACGAGTTCCGCTGCCTCACCCCAGAGGACGCTGCAGGCGTGTTTGAGATTGAGCGAGAGG CCTTCATCTCTGTCTCCGGCAACTGCCCCCTGAATCTGGACGAGGTCCAGCACTTCCTGACCCTGTGTCCCGAGCTGTCCCTGGGCTGGTTCGTGGAGGGCCGCCCCGTGGTCTTCATCATTGGCTCCCTGTGGGACGAGGAGAGACTTACTCAG GAGTCGCTGACGCTGCACAGGCCCGGGGGCCGCACGGCCCACCTGCACGCGCTGGTCGTGCACCGCAGCTTCTGGCAGCAGGGCAAGGGCTCCGTGCTGCTGTGGCGCTACCTGCAGCACGCGGGCGGCCAGCCGGCCGTGCGCCGGGCCGTGCTCATGTGCGAGGACGCGCTGGTGCCCTTCTACCAGAGGTTCGGCTTCCATCCCGCGGGCCCGTGTGCCGTCGTCGTGGGCTCACTGACCTTCACGGAGATGCACTGCTCCCTGCGGGGCCACGCCGCCCTGCGCCGGAACAGTGACCGCTGA